In Acidobacteriota bacterium, one genomic interval encodes:
- the truA gene encoding tRNA pseudouridine(38-40) synthase TruA, protein MNYRITVAYDGTNYCGWQMQLDRPTVQGVLAEVLQRFARVPVVTHGAGRTDAGVHAEGQVVSFKLDKVWEGAALRRALNANLPLDIRVLEAAQAEERFHPRIYAKGKTYRYQLYNADVMHPLWERYAWHFPYQLEPARLMEEARQLLGTHDFSAFTTSDCETKTRVRTLSEIWLESAGPLLKFWFRGDGFLRYQVRTMIGALVAANRDRLPAGSIIDLLQSKDRTWAGAPAPAKGLTLVKVEY, encoded by the coding sequence ATGAACTATCGCATCACCGTCGCTTACGACGGCACAAACTATTGCGGCTGGCAGATGCAACTTGACCGCCCGACGGTGCAGGGCGTCCTGGCCGAAGTCTTGCAACGTTTTGCGCGTGTGCCTGTGGTGACACATGGCGCGGGGCGCACTGACGCGGGCGTGCATGCCGAAGGGCAAGTCGTCTCGTTCAAGCTGGACAAAGTTTGGGAAGGCGCGGCCTTGCGGCGCGCGCTCAATGCCAATCTGCCGTTGGATATTCGCGTGCTGGAAGCGGCACAGGCCGAAGAGCGCTTTCATCCGCGCATTTATGCCAAAGGCAAAACATATCGCTATCAGCTTTACAATGCTGACGTGATGCATCCGTTGTGGGAACGCTACGCCTGGCATTTTCCTTACCAGCTTGAGCCGGCGCGCTTGATGGAAGAGGCGCGGCAGTTGTTGGGCACGCATGACTTCAGCGCGTTTACGACCAGCGATTGCGAAACCAAAACGCGGGTGCGCACGCTCAGCGAGATTTGGCTGGAAAGCGCTGGCCCCTTGCTCAAGTTCTGGTTTCGCGGCGACGGCTTTCTGCGCTATCAAGTGCGCACGATGATTGGCGCATTGGTGGCAGCCAACCGGGATCGCTTGCCCGCCGGTTCAATCATAGATTTGTTACAGAGCAAAGACCGCACGTGGGCGGGCGCACCCGCGCCGGCCAAAGGGTTGACGCTGGTAAAAGTCGAGTATTAG